CTCTTCAATCTGGCGGTCGAGTTGTCGCAAGGTGATTGCGATTTCGCGAACAGCCTGTTCTTTTTGTTCGACGGTATACGTTTTGATCGTCCGCAGAAGATTACGCGTCTCTTTGTGGATCTTCTCAATTGAGGTTTGCTTCTCCGCCGCGGCGGTCAGGTTCGGTATGCCCAGAGTGAAACAGATGCCGAGCAGGGGGAGAAGAAGCCATCTTCGAGTCGCCATGATTGTCCTCCGATGTTATCGCTTGCATGGATTAATGCTGCCTTTGTTCGCGATTATAGCACGATTGTGCATTGCGGTTGTTACCTGCTCGAAATGAATCAAAAACCAGACCGTGTTATCTGGCCGGGCGCGAACGGGAGCCCTGTTGTCGGAAGAAGCTGTTCAAAAACCGCACGGTACGCAAACGCAAGGGGGGGGAATTGCTTGCTCAGAAGGGATAGTGATAGTTATCAGAAAAGTATGCATCCAGATAAGTTCTGATCGTACGCAGATCGTTCTGGGCGGAGGTGTTGAAGGCTTTCATGCGATAGGCGGAAAACTGGGGGATAGCGATCGCTGCAAGGATCCCGATAATCGCAACGACGATAAGCAACTCGATCAGCGTAAAACCCTTTTGCCCCGATCTTTTTTCAGCATTCAATCTGGTCATGGCATAATCCCCGTATCATCAAGCACAGCTGCAAAGATATGAATCCGGCCTTCAGTGTAACCTTCTGGTAGGTCTAACATATTCTTTACTTCAATACCACCAGCATTTATCCCCCCGCAACGCACCCTGCCCCTTGAAATCGCAAGAGTGTGAATTATATTGATCCCCGGACACTTATCAGCAGCTCTCCTTGAGGAAATGTTCAAACCCTGCTATAAACCTGTCGCTGACATTAATCTGCTAACCGCGAGGAATTATCATGTCCACTCAAGAAATTATCTGCCACCTCAAAAACTACATCTCAACGCAGATTATCGGTCAGGACAAGTTGATTGAGCGTTTATTGATCGCCCTGCTGGCCGATGGTCATCTACTGGTTGAAGGCGCTCCGGGGCTGGCCAAGACGCGGGCGATAAAAGTGCTGTGCGACGGGCTGGACGGGGATTTTCATCGTATCCAGTTCACCCCCGACCTGCTTCCTGCCGATCTCACCGGCACCGAGATCTTCCGCCCGCAGACTGGCGATTTCACATTTCAGCACGGCCCGCTCTTTCATAACCTGATCCTCGCTGACGAGATCAATCGCGCTCCGGCGAAGGTGCAATCGGCGCTCCTCGAAGCGATGGCCGAACGCCAGATTACAGTCGGCAAGCAGACTTATCCGCTGCCGCAACTTTTTCTCGTTATGGCGACGCAGAACTCGATTGAGCACGAAGGCACCTACCCCCTCCCCGAGGCCCAGCTCGACCGTTTTCTGATGCAGGTGCGCATTGATTATCCGGACATCAGCGCTGAACGTGAGATTCTGCACCTGGC
This Desulfuromonadaceae bacterium DNA region includes the following protein-coding sequences:
- a CDS encoding MoxR family ATPase, producing the protein MSTQEIICHLKNYISTQIIGQDKLIERLLIALLADGHLLVEGAPGLAKTRAIKVLCDGLDGDFHRIQFTPDLLPADLTGTEIFRPQTGDFTFQHGPLFHNLILADEINRAPAKVQSALLEAMAERQITVGKQTYPLPQLFLVMATQNSIEHEGTYPLPEAQLDRFLMQVRIDYPDISAEREILHLARREAHADFFARHERPKKVPAATLFAARDEVLDIFMAEPLEEYIVQLVMATRNPQLYGDDLATLLQYGASPRATIALDRCSRARAWLAGRDYVSPEDVQEIAHDVLRHRIMVTYAAEADGWDIERLISELLTRVPVP
- a CDS encoding prepilin-type N-terminal cleavage/methylation domain-containing protein → MTRLNAEKRSGQKGFTLIELLIVVAIIGILAAIAIPQFSAYRMKAFNTSAQNDLRTIRTYLDAYFSDNYHYPF